The Deltaproteobacteria bacterium nucleotide sequence ATCTCATAGATACGAAACGACGAGGCAAGAAATGGCCACTGAGGAACGCTGGGTAGGTGTCGAGGATGTGGCCACCCATCTGGGGGTGGCCAAGGATTCAGTTTATCGGTGGATTGATGAAAAGGGGCTTCCCGCTCACCGGGTAGGACGCCTCTTTCGTTTCAAGCTCTCCGAAATAGATGAATGGGTGCGCC carries:
- a CDS encoding helix-turn-helix domain-containing protein encodes the protein MATEERWVGVEDVATHLGVAKDSVYRWIDEKGLPAHRVGRLFRFKLSEIDEWVR